The Euphorbia lathyris chromosome 3, ddEupLath1.1, whole genome shotgun sequence genome contains a region encoding:
- the LOC136222015 gene encoding E3 ubiquitin-protein ligase UPL3, with amino-acid sequence METRSRKRAEASSTAPSSSSSGPTTRAQKRSRLSSATATSSSTSTTATVTAPSIPYTRSRPARSHPAPMDPSIPVESSSRSRRNKNESSDKGKEKEHEVRVRENREIRDRERDSFGLNMESGNNNPNDDDDNDSEGGGIGTFHQNLTSASSALQGLLRKLGAGLDDLLPSSGLPSASSSHQSGRLKKILSGLRADGEEGKQVEALTQLCEMLSIGTEESLSTFSVDSFVPVLVGLLNHESNPDIMLLAARAITHLCDVLPSSCAAVVHYGAVSCFVARLLTIEYMDLAEQSLQALKKISQEHPTACLRAGALMAVLSYLDFFSTGVQRVALSTAANMCKKLPSDAADFVMEAVPLLTNLLQYHDAKVLEHASVCLTRISEAFASSPDKLDELCNHGLVTQAASLISTSNAGGGQASLSPPTYTGLIRLLSTFASGSPLGAKTLLLLGISGILKDILSGSGVSANSSVPPALSRPAEQIFEIVNLANELLPPLPHGTISLPASSNMFMKGPLVKKSPSSSTGKKDDLNGIIPELSAREKLLKDQPELLQQFGMDLLPVLIQIYGSSVNSPVRHKCLSVIGKLMYFSSAEMIQSLMSFTNISSFLAGVLAWKDPHVLVPALQIAEILMEKLPGIFAKMFIREGVVHAVDQLILAGNSNATPIQASPAEKDNDYVSGTSSRSRRYKRRSGNLNSEGNLSEESKNPIPSTVGSPPNSIEITTVNSSLRVAVSACAKAFKVKYFPSDPGSAEVGVTDDLLQLKNLCMKLNAGVDDQKTKAKGKSKTSEARNFESSASKEEYLIGVISEILAELRKGDGVSTFEFIGSGVVAALLNYFSCGYFSKERISEANLSRLRQQALKRFKLFISLTLPSSIDEGNAASMSVLVQKLQNALSSLERFPVVLSHSSRSSTGSARLSSGLSALSQPFKLRLCRAQGEKSLRDYSSNVVLIDPLASLSAVEEFLWPRVQRGESGQKPSASVGNSESGTTPTGAGASSPSSTPSATRRHSSRSRSRSSVNIGDSNRKEPLQEKSTTSSSKGKGKAVFKPAQEESKGPQTRNVTRRRASVDKDAHIKPVNGDSSSEDEELDISPVEIDDALVIEDDDVSDDDDDDHDDVLRDDSLPLCMPEKVHDVKLGDAPEDSSGAPGTSDSQTIPASGSSSRAATLRGSESNEFRGGSSYGSRGAMSFAAAAMAGLGTANGRGFRSRDRQGRHLLGSSSDPPKLIFTAGGKMLNRHLTIYQAIQRQLVLDEEDDDRYAGSDFISSDGSRLWSDIYTITYQRADGQSDRLAVGGSNSATALKSAKTGSSNLNSDIQLHRMSLLDSILQGELPCDLEKSNPTYNILALLRVLEGLNQLAPRLRAQLVSDNFSEGKISSLKELNPTGDRVAAEEFINNKLTPKLARQIQDALALCSGSLPSWCYQLTKACPFLFPFETRRQYFYSTAFGLSRALSRLQQQQGADGHGSMTEREVRVGRLQRQKVRVSRNRILDSAAKVMEMYSSQKAVLEVEYFGEVGTGLGPTLEFYTLLSHDLQKAALGMWRSTSSHKPSMEIDNDGNKDGKFNSSTGAVGDEDVVQAPLGLFPRPWPPSAEVSEGSHLYKVIENFRLLGRVMAKALQDGRLLDLSLSAAFYKLVLGQELDLYDILSFDVDFGKVLQELHALVCRKHFMESLRSDSDDIADLHFRGTPIEDLCLDFSLPGYPDYILKPGDETVDKNNLEEYISLVVDATMKTGIMRQMEAFRAGFNQVFDITSLQIFSPKELDYLLCGRRELWETETLVDHIKFDHGYTAKSPAILNLLEIMGEFTPEQQRSFCQFVTGAPRLPPGGLAVLNPKLTIVRKHSSSAVNNATNGSGASELADDDLPSVMTCANYLKLPPYSTKEIMYKKLVYAINEGQGSFDLS; translated from the exons ATGGAAACTCGGAGCCGGAAGCGGGCGGAGGCCTCCTCAACAGCcccttcatcttcctcctccgGTCCCACCACTCGTGCTCAGAAACGTTCCCGCCTCTCTTCTGCCACTGCTACTTCTTCTTCCACCTCCACCACTGCCACCGTCACTGCTCCCTCAATTCCCTACACCCGTTCTCGCCCTGCTCGCTCTCATCCTGCACCTATGGACCCCAGTATCCCCGTTGAATCATCTTCCCGTTCTCGTCGTAACAAGAACGAATCTTCTGACAAAGGAAAGGAGAAAGAACATGAGGTTAGGGTTCGAGAGAATAGGGAAATTAGAGATAGAGAGAGGGATAGCTTTGGGTTGAATATGGAATCCGGAAATAATAACCCTAATGACGACGATGATAATGATAGCGAAGGTGGTGGCATCGGCACTTTCCATCAGAATTTAACTTCGGCCAGCAGTGCTCTACAAGGCCTATTGCGCAAGCTTGGGGCTGGGCTTGATGATCTGCTACCTTCCTCGGGATTGCCATCTGCTTCATCTTCGCATCAATCTGGGAGGCTGAAGAAGATTTTATCAGGATTGCGAGCTGATGGGGAGGAAGGTAAGCAAGTAGAGGCATTAACTCAGCTCTGTGAGATGCTATCAATAGGAACTGAGGAGTCGTTGAGTACCTTTTCTGTCGATTCTTTTGTGCCTGTGCTGGTTGGGTTGCTGAACCACGAGAGTAATCCGGACATAATGCTGCTTGCTGCTAGGGCAATTACGCATTTATGTGACGTCTTGCCTTCATCTTGTGCAGCTGTTGTGCACTACGGTGCTGTTTCCTGCTTTGTTGCAAGGTTGCTTACTATTGAATACATGGACTTGGCTGAACAG TCCCTGCAAGCGCTTAAAAAGATATCTCAGGAGCATCCTACTGCATGTTTACGAGCTGGTGCTCTTATGGCAGTGCTTTCTTATTTGGATTTCTTCTCCACTGGAGTCCAG CGGGTAGCTTTATCTACTGCTGCAAATATGTGCAAAAAACTCCCTTCAGATGCGGCTGACTTTGTGATGGAAGCAGTTCCTCTGTTGACAAATCTTCTTCAGTACCATGATGCTAAG GTATTAGAGCATGCTTCTGTTTGCCTGACTCGAATTTCTGAAGCATTTGCTTCTTCTCCGGACAAATTGGACGAACTTTGTAATCATGGATTGGTCACACAAGCTGCCTCTCTTATTTCCACCAGTAATGCTGGAGGTGGACAGGCATCTCTGAGCCCACCTACCTACACT GGTTTAATTCGACTTCTATCCACATTTGCAAGTGGATCCCCTCTTGGAGCCAAAACCTTGCTTCTCCTTGGAATAAGTGGGATTCTCAAAGATATATTATCAGGTTCTGGTGTTTCTGCAAACTCTTCAGTTCCTCCAGCTCTAAGTAGACCGGCAGAGCAG ATTTTTGAGATTGTCAACCTAGCAAATGAGCTTCTCCCTCCACTTCCACATGGAACAATCTCTCTTCCTGCCAGCTCTAATATGTTTATGAAAGGACCTCTGGTAAAGAAATCACCTTCAAGCAGTACTGGGAAGAAAGATGATCTAAATGGAATTATTCCGGAGCTTTCAGCCCGagaaaaattattaaaagatcAGCCAGAGCTTTTACAGCAATTTGGAATGGATCTTCTTCCTGTTCTGATACAG ATATATGGTTCCAGTGTAAACAGTCCTGTTCGCCACAAGTGTCTTTCAGTTATCGGAAAGTTGATGTATTTCAGCAGCGCCGAGATGATTCAGTCCTTAATGAGTTTCACAAATATATCTAG TTTCTTAGCTGGTGTATTAGCATGGAAAGATCCTCATGTCTTGGTTCCAGCCCTCCAAATTGCTGAAATTCTTATGGAGAAGCTTCCTGGAATTTTTGCGAAGATGTTTATCAGAGAGGGTGTGGTTCATGCCGTAGATCAACTCATCTTAGCTGGAAATTCAAATGCCACTCCTATCCAAGCATCTCCTGCCGAGAAGGATAATGATTATGTATCTGGAACATCATCTCGTTCCAGGCGTTATAAACGTCGCAGTGGTAACTTGAATTCGGAGGGAAATTTATCAGAGGAATCCAAGAATCCTATTCCATCAACTGTTGGATCACCTCCAAATTCTATTGAAATCACAACAGTTAATTCCAGTCTTCGTGTGGCAGTAAGTGCATGTGCCAAGGCTTTTAAAGTCAAGTATTTTCCATCAGATCCTGGGTCTGCTGAAGTTGGAGTCACTGATGATCTTCTACAATTAAAAAATCTTTGCATGAAGCTGAATGCTGGTGTTGATGACCAAAAGACTAAAGCAAAAGGCAAATCTAAAACTTCTGAGGCTCGTAACTTTGAAAGCTCTGCTAGTAAAGAAGAATATTTGATTGGGGTGATTTCTGAGATACTGGCTGAACTAAGAAAAGGTGATGGTGTATCCACTTTTGAGTTTATTGGGAGTGGGGTTGTAGCAGCCTTGTTGAATTATTTTTCTTGTGGTTACTTCTCCAAGGAGAGAATTTCAGAAGCTAACCTATCCAGGCTTCGTCAACAAGCGCTTAAAAGATTTAAGCTATTTATTTCTCTTACCCTTCCTTCAAGTATTGATGAGGGGAATGCTGCTTCCATGTCTGTCTTGGTTCAGAAGCTGCAAAATGCCCTGTCATCATTAGAACGTTTTCCTGTTGTTTTGAGCCATTCATCTAGGTCATCGACTGGAAGTGCACGTCTCTCATCTGGGCTTAGTGCATTGTCTCAGCCTTTTAAGTTACGTCTCTGTCGAGCCCAGGGAGAAAAATCTCTCCGCGATTATTCTTCAAATGTAGTCCTTATTGATCCATTAGCAAGTTTATCAGCCGTTGAAGAGTTCCTTTGGCCTCGAGTTCAGCGGGGTGAATCTGGTCAGAAGCCCTCGGCTTCTGTTGGTAATTCTGAATCTGGCACCACACCCACAGGAGCTGGTGCATCATCTCCTTCTTCCACCCCCTCAGCCACTCGTCGTCATTCTtcaagatcaagatcaagatcaTCTGTTAACATTGGAGATTCGAATAGGAAGGAACCCTTGCAGGAGAAAAGCACCACAAGCTCATCAAAGGGAAAGGGGAAAGCTGTTTTTAAGCCTGCACAAGAGGAGTCAAAAGGACCGCAAACTAGAAATGTGACTCGTAGAAGAGCTTCTGTTGATAAAGATGCACATATAAAACCAGTTAACGGAGATTCAAGTTCTGAG GATGAAGAATTGGATATATCTCCTGTTGAAATTGACGATGCTTTGGTAATTGAAGATGATGATGTTTCtgacgatgatgatgatgacCACGATGAT GTTCTTCGAGATGATTCGCTACCACTTTGCATGCCTGAAAAAGTTCATGATGTAAAGTTGGGTGATGCACCAGAAGATAGCAGTGGTGCACCAGGTACAAGTGATAGCCAAACCATTCCTGCTTCTGGTTCCAGCAGCAGAGCAGCCACTCTTAGGGGCTCAGAATCTAATGAATTCAGGGGTGGTAGCTCTTATGGCTCAAGGGGTGCAATGTCTTTTGCTGCAGCTGCGATGGCTGGCCTTGGGACTGCTAATGGTAGAGGTTTCAGAAGTAGAGATCGACAAGGACGTCACCTACTTGGTAGTTCTAGTGATCCTCCAAAATTGATCTTTACTGCTGGTGGGAAGATGCTCAATAGGCATTTGACTATCTATCAGGCCATCCAACGACAACTTGTGCTGGATGAGGAGGATGATGACCGGTATGCCGGTAGTGATTTCATCTCTAGTGATGGAAGTAGGCTTTGGAGTGATATATATACCATTACATACCAGAGGGCAGATGGGCAATCTGATAGACTTGCTGTTGGGGGCTCAAATTCTGCTACTGCATTGAAGTCTGCAAAAACTGGTTCTTCCAATTTGAACTCTGACATCCAGCTGCATCGTATGTCTCTTCTAGATAGCATCTTACAAGGGGAACTTCCTTGTGATCTGGAGAAATCAAACCCTACTTATAATATCTTGGCGCTCCTACGTGTACTTGAAGGCTTGAACCAGCTGGCACCACGTCTCAGAGCCCAGTTAGTTTCAGACAATTTTTCTGAAGGGAAAATATCAAGTTTGAAGGAGCTGAATCCTACAGGTGATAGGGTTGCTGCTGAGGAATTTATCAACAACAAGCTCACTCCTAAGCTAGCTCGTCAAATACAGGATGCGCTTGCATTATGCAGCGGGAGTCTTCCATCATGGTGTTATCAGTTGACGAAAGCATGTCCATTCTTGTTCCCTTTTGAGACACGTCGTCAGTATTTCTATTCTACAGCTTTTGGCTTGTCTAGGGCACTATCTCGCCTTCAGCAGCAACAGGGTGCTGATGGTCATGGATCAATGACTGAAAGAGAGGTCAGGGTTGGGAGATTACAGCGTCAGAAAGTTCGTGTTTCACGAAACCGCATTTTGGATTCTGCTGCCAAAGTGATGGAGATGTATTCCAGTCAGAAGGCAGTGCTTGAAGTAGAATATTTTGGTGAAGTTGGGACAGGGTTGGGCCCAACCTTAGAGTTCTATACGCTTTTGAGTCATGATCTGCAGAAAGCTGCACTTGGAATGTGGAGGTCAACTTCATCTCATAAACCTTCAATGGAAATTGATAATGACGGAAACAAGGATGGGAAATTCAATAGTAGCACTGGTGCTGTGGGTGACGAGGATGTTGTTCAAGCTCCACTTGGCTTGTTTCCTCGTCCTTGGCCTCCAAGTGCTGAAGTTTCTGAGGGCAGCCATTTATATAAGGTCATAGAGAACTTTCGGCTTCTTGGACGTGTGATGGCAAAAGCTCTTCAAGATGGACGCCTTCTTGATCTGTCACTTTCGGCAGCATTTTACAAGCTTGTGCTTGGTCAA GAGCTTGATCTGTATGACATTCTCTCATTTGATGTGGACTTTGGGAAGGTTTTGCAAGAATTGCATGCCCTTGTTTGCAGGAAACATTTCATGGAATCTTTGAGAAGTGATTCTGATGATATTGCTGATTTGCATTTCCGTGGGACACCCATTGAAGATCTCTGCTTGGATTTTAGCCTTCCTGGTTATCCTGACTACATTTTGAAACCTGGAGATGAAACT GTTGATAAGAATAACTTAGAGGAGTACATATCTTTGGTGGTTGATGCGACTATGAAGACAGGCATTATGCGACAGATGGAAGCATTTAGAGCTGGGTTTAATCAg GTTTTTGACATCACTTCATTGCAAATATTTTCTCCGAAAGAATTAGACTATTTGCTTTGTGGACGTCGAGAGTTGTGGGAG ACGGAGACCCTTGTCGATCATATTAAGTTCGACCATGGATACACAGCCAAGAGCCCTGCAATTCTTAat TTGCTGGAGATTATGGGAGAGTTCACTCCAGAGCAACAGCGTTCTTTCTGCCAGTTTGTTACTGGTGCACCAAGGTTACCACCTGGAGGTCTAGCTGTgctaaatccaaaattaactATTGTTAGAAAG CATTCTTCATCGGCAGTGAATAATGCAACGAATGGAAGTGGGGCTTCAGAGTTGGCGGATGACGACTTGCCTAGTGTTATGACCTGTGCTAATTACCTGAAGCTTCCTCCATACTCCACCAAG GAAATAATGTACAAGAAACTAGTGTACGCAATCAATGAAGGACAGGGATCTTTTGATTTGTCATGA